A single genomic interval of Nostoc commune NIES-4072 harbors:
- a CDS encoding Coenzyme F420 hydrogenase/dehydrogenase, beta subunit C-terminal domain: MTSVSPHKKARALKSTSRRPAKELCSECGLCDTYYIHYVKEACAFINQQIGELEEETHTRSRHLDNPDELYFGVHQDMMAARKQQPIEGAQWTGIVSSIAIEMLNRGIVEGVVCVQNTKEDRFQPMPVIARTPEEILAARVNKPTLSPNLSVLEQIEKSGMKRLLVIGVGCQIQALRAVEKQLGLEKLYVLGTPCVDNVNRAGLQKFLETTSRSPDTVVHYEFMQDFRVHFKHEDGSSETVPFFGLKTNQLKDVFAPSCMSCFDYVNSLADLVVGYMGAPFGWQWIVVRNDTGKEMLDLVKDQLDTQPVMSKGNRKEAVQQSIPAYDKGVTLPMWAAKLMGVVIEKIGPKGLEYARFSIDSHFTRNYLYVKRNHPEKLEAHVPEFAKRIVGQYKLPE; the protein is encoded by the coding sequence ATGACCTCAGTTTCTCCTCACAAAAAAGCCAGAGCCTTAAAATCTACCAGCCGCCGCCCTGCTAAAGAACTCTGTAGCGAGTGTGGACTATGTGATACATACTATATTCACTATGTCAAGGAAGCCTGTGCTTTTATTAATCAGCAAATAGGCGAACTTGAAGAAGAAACACACACGCGATCGCGCCATCTCGATAACCCTGATGAACTCTACTTTGGTGTTCACCAAGACATGATGGCAGCGCGGAAACAACAGCCTATCGAAGGCGCACAATGGACGGGTATTGTTAGCAGCATTGCCATTGAAATGCTCAATCGCGGCATAGTTGAAGGTGTTGTCTGCGTGCAAAATACCAAAGAAGACCGCTTTCAACCCATGCCCGTCATCGCTCGTACTCCAGAAGAAATACTAGCAGCGCGGGTAAATAAACCAACTCTTTCCCCAAACCTTTCGGTGTTGGAACAGATAGAAAAATCCGGGATGAAGCGGCTATTAGTAATTGGTGTTGGTTGTCAAATTCAGGCACTACGAGCCGTAGAAAAACAACTTGGTTTAGAAAAGCTGTATGTTTTGGGTACGCCCTGCGTAGATAATGTTAACCGTGCTGGACTGCAAAAATTCTTAGAAACCACCAGCCGATCGCCTGATACAGTTGTGCATTACGAATTCATGCAAGACTTCCGGGTTCACTTCAAACATGAAGATGGCTCATCAGAAACAGTACCTTTCTTTGGCTTGAAGACAAACCAACTCAAAGATGTCTTTGCCCCATCCTGTATGAGTTGCTTTGATTACGTCAACTCCCTAGCCGATTTAGTTGTTGGCTACATGGGCGCACCCTTTGGCTGGCAGTGGATTGTAGTTAGAAATGATACTGGTAAGGAAATGCTGGACTTGGTGAAAGACCAGTTAGATACTCAACCAGTAATGTCTAAAGGCAACCGCAAGGAAGCTGTACAGCAAAGTATTCCTGCTTACGATAAAGGCGTTACCCTCCCGATGTGGGCAGCAAAACTGATGGGTGTGGTTATCGAAAAAATCGGCCCCAAAGGTTTAGAATATGCGCGGTTTTCCATTGATTCTCACTTTACTCGGAATTATTTGTATGTGAAGCGAAATCATCCAGAGAAATTAGAAGCGCACGTTCCAGAGTTTGCCAAGCGGATTGTTGGGCAATATAAGTTACCAGAATAA
- a CDS encoding ribbon-helix-helix domain-containing protein, giving the protein MQVEKLSISLPASLVQFVEGYKVAHDCKSRSQVIEMALQLLRKQELELAYREASAEVDNDWDVTIIDGLIDETW; this is encoded by the coding sequence ATGCAAGTTGAAAAACTATCAATTTCCTTACCAGCGTCCCTGGTGCAATTTGTTGAAGGTTACAAAGTAGCCCATGATTGTAAATCTCGCTCCCAAGTCATTGAAATGGCGTTGCAATTGTTGCGAAAACAAGAATTAGAATTAGCTTACCGAGAAGCATCTGCCGAAGTTGACAATGATTGGGATGTAACGATTATAGATGGATTAATAGATGAAACGTGGTGA
- a CDS encoding type II toxin-antitoxin system PemK/MazF family toxin, with product MKRGDIYYANLSPTVGSEMDKRRPVLIVSNDASNRAASTVTILPLTSNVSRVYPFEVLLNLEDSGLAKASKVQAQQVRTISKQRIVSEVVNSLSEELMQLVDAALKLHLGLE from the coding sequence ATGAAACGTGGTGATATTTATTATGCGAATCTCAGTCCGACTGTAGGTTCAGAAATGGATAAACGCCGCCCTGTGCTGATAGTCAGCAATGATGCAAGTAATCGCGCTGCTAGCACAGTAACAATTTTACCACTCACATCCAATGTTAGCCGTGTTTATCCGTTCGAGGTTTTACTTAATCTAGAGGATAGTGGTTTAGCTAAAGCTTCCAAAGTACAAGCGCAGCAGGTGCGAACAATTTCTAAGCAAAGAATTGTGTCAGAGGTGGTAAATAGTTTAAGTGAAGAGTTGATGCAATTAGTAGATGCTGCTCTCAAACTACATTTAGGTTTGGAGTGA
- a CDS encoding type II toxin-antitoxin system VapC family toxin — MKYVIDTHALIWFLEGNPRLGANAKTILSNPDSQLVIPATTLAEAVWIVQRGRTSIPFAKNLLIL, encoded by the coding sequence ATGAAGTACGTGATTGATACTCATGCTCTCATCTGGTTTCTCGAAGGAAATCCACGATTAGGTGCGAATGCCAAGACTATTCTTTCTAATCCTGATTCCCAATTAGTTATACCAGCTACAACATTAGCCGAAGCTGTTTGGATTGTTCAGAGAGGAAGAACATCTATTCCTTTTGCCAAGAATTTACTAATATTATAG